In a genomic window of Quercus lobata isolate SW786 chromosome 4, ValleyOak3.0 Primary Assembly, whole genome shotgun sequence:
- the LOC115984131 gene encoding TMV resistance protein N-like produces the protein MASSHQPKDFDVFLSFRGEDTRRGFVSHLYKALDQHGIRTFIDDNLTRGENISEELFKAIENSSASIVVFSKNYASSSWCLDELAKIIECTPKKVLPVFYQVDPSEVRKLKGDFGKALTKLEKRIKDKTKVQRWREDLTNAANISGWDYKDKDKDSGTESELVQKIVEEILNSDFIQMPSNEQLVGINSRMKAVTKLLDIESNDVRMVGITGLGGIGKTTIAKAIYERFSNHFKAKSFVENVREWSKTEQGKIHLQEALIKGISEDKNLRVSTVYEGTASINRILRLKRVLIILDDVDNADQIETLLGRCECFARSRIILTTRNKRLLHDRNGLSTYSYDVEELDEHEAIELFRMHAFPSNKVPEDYLELEKKAISYAKGLPLALKVMGCDLCKKTITFWNDALDYYKKNLHEDIQKILRRSYEGLTENERNIFLDIACFFKGYDMRYNMIKDVLKACGLNPEYGIGKLIDKCLIDQYDDYLSMHDLLQQMGMDIVRQEAPQNPGERSRLWCYEEALDILTEDKGSVKIRSIILWPPKSEKVEVQIKAQFCKMKNLRLLLIRNVRCCKGPLECLPNGLSLLDWREYPFSSWPPNFFPKKLVVLNMPFILLKEPVLKQGFVSLRHVDFSYCNLITKIPDLSMTPNITTLDHSYCDNLVEIDDSVGRLDKLEVWDLTSCVELETLPNCLTMKSLTSFDLDECYRIKKFPNILHEMKGVDYLTLEANCTNELPLSFGNLIGLRELRISSNSGVAHFPGSIYNLQHIEKLSFYGNFIFPKNVEIDRQPMCNSLGCSSKYVFPMLKRLVIGQDKICSEIEFILNYCCPLTLEELHIYDSKVVTLPESMSRCERLHTFIIKGCNELREILRLPHGVRRVEVESCHSLDLQSLFQLLTKIIRLPPNLPPCLGDTSHMLMFPHSYTLLPFCQSRICEDGFEVAGDENDIPDWFNHQRDGNLISFSIGPEFPTIALCIAFRKKDSYCDRFYAYNYYVIISINGSERTLARKFIQKYGRFDYLCFYCRRQRSLQELFPDLKLTDRNHVEIHSEIINFNPPRSRDIADPIVERIGVHVECNCPPTVNRHLSLQLGLGLPMDTENGSDLGVTGSAFTASKHLHPLMLKSLRRAARADMKYIEQPQHDPDLGLPMDTDLGLALDSSNVDLFDLGSSSVAQPVTPQDKKRKRKVKV, from the exons ATGGCCTCATCTCACCAACCCAAGGACTTCGATGTTTTCTTGAGTTTCCGAGGTGAAGATACTCGCCGTGGTTTTGTAAGCCATTTATATAAGGCTTTGGATCAACACGGTATTCGAACCTTCATTGATGATAATCTCACTAGGGGGGAAAACATTTCTGAAGAGCTTTTCAAAGCCATTGAAAACTCAAGCGCATCAATAGttgtattttctaaaaactatgCATCCTCTAGTTGGTGTTTGGATGAACTTGCTAAGATTATTGAGTGTACCCCCAAAAAAGTGCTACCAGTTTTCTATCAAGTGGATCCATCTGAAGTTCGTAAGCTAAAAGGGGATTTTGGAAAAGCGCTGACTAAGcttgaaaaaagaattaaagataagACGAAGGTACAAAGGTGGAGGGAGGATTTAACTAACGCAGCCAATATTTCTGGCTGGGACtacaaagacaaagacaaagacaG TGGCACTGAATCTGAACTTGTCCAAAAAATTGTTGAAGAGATCTTAAATTCTGATTTCATTCAGATGCCATCAAATGAGCAGCTGGTTGGAATAAATTCTCGCATGAAGGCAGTAACAAAACTTCTAGATATTGAATCAAATGATGTTCGCATGGTAGGGATCACTGGCCTTGGTGGAATAGGCAAAACTACAATTGCAAAAGCTATTTATGAGAGGTTTTCAAATCATTTCAAAGCAAAAAGTTTTGTAGAGAATGTTAGAGAGTGGTCAAAGACAGAACAAGGCAAAATCCATTTACAAGAGGCACTTATTAAGGGTATCTCAGAGGATAAGAATTTGAGGGTGAGTACTGTATATGAAGGAACCGCAAGTATAAATAGAATTCTTCGCCTAAAAAGGGTTCTTATcattcttgatgatgtggataATGCCGACCAGATAGAAACATTGCTCGGACGATGTGAATGCTTTGCTAGAAGTAGGATCATTTTGacaacaagaaataaaagattgctaCATGATCGAAATGGTCTTTCAACCTATTCCTATGATGTTGAGGAATTAGATGAACATGAAGCTATTGAACTCTTTCGTATGCATGCCTTCCCAAGTAACAAAGTCCCTGAAGATTATTTGGAACTTGAGAAAAAAGCTATAAGTTATGCCAAAGGCCTTCCTCTAGCTCTAAAAGTAATGGGTTGTGATTTGTGTAAGAAAACTATAACTTTTTGGAATGATGCCTtagattattataaaaaaaatcttcatgaAGATATTCAAAAAATACTAAGAAGAAGTTATGAAGGATTAACCGAAAATGAACGGAATATTTTCcttgatattgcatgtttcttcaaGGGATATGACATGAGGTATAATATGATTAAGGATGTATTGAAAGCTTGCGGTTTAAACCCAGAATATGGTATTGGAAAACTTATTGATAAGTGTCTCATTGATCAATATGATGATTATTTGTCGATGCATGACTTATTACAACAAATGGGTATGGACATTGTTCGACAAGAAGCACCACAAAACCCTGGAGAACGTAGCAGACTATGGTGTTATGAGGAAGCCCTTGATATATTAACTGAAGATAAG GGTTCAGTTAAAATTCGAAGCATAATATTGTGGCCGCCTAAATCAGAAAAAGTAGAGGTGCAAATAAAGGCACAATTTTGTAAGATGAAAAATCTTAGATTGCTTTTGATTCGTAATGTACGTTGTTGCAAAGGACCCCTTGAATGTCTTCCCAATGGATTAAGCTTGCTTGATTGGCGTGAATATCCATTTTCTTCATGGccaccaaatttttttcctaaaaaactGGTTGTGCTTAACATGCCTTTTATCCTATTAAAGGAACCAGTACTCAAGCAG GGTTTTGTATCTTTGAGACATGTGGACTTCAGTTATTGCAATCTGATTACGAAAATACCTGACTTATCAATGACCCCAAACATAACGACATTGGATCATAGTTACTGTGATAATTTAGTTGAGATTGATGACTCCGTGGGGCGTCTTGATAAGCTTGAAGTGTGGGACCTTACCAGTTGCGTAGAACTTGAAACTCTTCCGAACTGTCTCACGATGAAATCTCTTACATCTTTTGATCTGGATGAATGCTATAGGATTAAGAAGTTCCCAAATATCTTGCACGAAATGAAAGGTGTTGACTATTTAACACTTGAGGCGAACTGTACTAATGAATTGCCTCTGTCATTTGGGAATTTGATTGGGCTTAGGGAATTAAGAATATCATCGAATTCAGGAGTGGCACATTTTCCAGGCAGCATCTATAATTTACAACATATAGAGAAGCTTTCTTTTTATGGCAATTTCATATTTCCAAAGAATGTGGAGATTGATAGACAGCCAATGTGCAACTCTCTTGGTTGCTCTTCCAAATATGTTTTTCCAATGTTGAAACGTCTAGTTATTGGGCAAGATAAAATTTGCTCAgaaatagaatttattttgaattattgttGCCCTCTCACACTGGAAGAGTTACACATCTACGACAGCAAAGTTGTCACCCTCCCAGAAAGCATGAGCAGATGTGAGAGATTACACACGTTTATTATTAAGGGTTGCAATGAATTGCGGGAAATCCTAAGGCTTCCACATGGTGTAAGACGTGTAGAAGTAGAAAGTTGCCACTCGCTGGATTTACAATCATTGTTTCAG CTGCTTACAAAAATCATAAGGCTTCCACCAAATCTACCTCCATGTTTAGGTGACACAAGCCACATGTTAATGTTTCCACACTCATATACATTGCTTCCCTTTTGTCAAAGCCGCATTTGTGAAGATGGTTTTGAGGTAGCAGGAGATGAGAATGATATTCCAGATTGGTTCAACCATCAAAGGGATGGAAATTTAATATCATTCTCGATTGGTCCCGAATTTCCAACAATTGCTCTCTGTATTGCTTTTAGAAAAAAAGATTCTTATTGTGATCGTTTTTATGCTTATAATTATTATGTCATCATCTCCATCAATGGTAGTGAACGAACGTTAGCAagaaaattcattcaaaaatatGGGAGGTTTGATTATCTGTGTTTTTACTGTAGACGTCAGAGATCATTGCAGGAACTATTTCCGGACTTGAAACTAACTGATCGGAATCATGTTGAGATCCACAGtgaaattatcaattttaatccTCCTCGATCCAGAGATATTGCCGATCCTATCGTTGAAAGGATAGGAGTCCATGTAGAATGCAATTGCCCTCCTACCGTTAATAGGCACCTTTCTTTGCAATTAGGTTTGGGACTTCCAATGGATACAGAAAATGGATCAGACTTGGGCGTTACAGGCTCAGCTTTTACAGCTTCAAAGCATCTCCACCCTCTCATGTTGAAGTCCCTACGTCGCGCTGCAAGAGCAGATATGAAGTATATAGAGCAACCACAACATGATCCAGATTTGGGACTTCCAATGGATACAGACTTAGGTTTGGCACTTGACTCATCAAATGTTGATCTGTTTGATTTGGGCTCATCTTCAGTGGCCCAGCCTGTAACGCCccaagataaaaaaagaaagagaaaagtaaaggtctga